The Fimbriimonas ginsengisoli Gsoil 348 genome window below encodes:
- a CDS encoding dienelactone hydrolase family protein — translation MSFAFAAAFIALTIANPATEKPSGYLAEPKSGHGHGVLVLHPWWGLNGDVKAFCRRLAATGFVAFAPDLFHGKIAKTREEAKALVQAHESKAAELKAQIGEAAKYLANRTGHEQIGVVGFSFGSYYALWFSNAEPERVKATVVYYGTGQEDFTKSKASYLGHFAEKDEFEPKAGVDALSKLLKDAGRPATIYTYPGTGHWFVEPSVKQAYNKAAAELAWKRTVRFLRTNLDAK, via the coding sequence ATGAGCTTCGCCTTCGCCGCCGCCTTTATCGCGCTCACCATTGCCAACCCGGCTACCGAAAAACCGAGTGGTTATTTGGCCGAGCCGAAGTCGGGACACGGCCACGGCGTTCTCGTGTTACACCCTTGGTGGGGGCTGAATGGAGACGTCAAGGCGTTCTGCCGTCGTCTCGCCGCCACCGGCTTCGTGGCTTTTGCCCCCGATCTCTTTCACGGCAAGATCGCCAAGACCAGGGAGGAAGCCAAAGCGCTCGTCCAAGCTCACGAATCGAAAGCGGCAGAGCTCAAGGCCCAGATCGGCGAGGCGGCGAAGTACCTTGCCAACCGAACCGGCCACGAACAGATCGGCGTCGTGGGATTTTCATTCGGCTCCTATTACGCTCTCTGGTTTTCCAACGCCGAACCCGAGCGGGTCAAGGCAACGGTGGTCTACTACGGGACTGGACAGGAGGATTTCACCAAGTCGAAAGCCTCGTACCTTGGCCACTTCGCCGAGAAGGACGAGTTCGAGCCGAAGGCGGGCGTCGACGCCCTATCGAAGCTCCTTAAGGACGCCGGGCGTCCGGCTACGATCTACACGTATCCCGGCACCGGCCACTGGTTCGTCGAGCCGAGCGTGAAACAGGCGTACAACAAAGCCGCGGCGGAGTTGGCTTGGAAGCGCACCGTCCGGTTCTTGCGGACGAACCTCGACGCAAAGTAA
- a CDS encoding cupin domain-containing protein, translated as MEPNRDLQAWLKHEAETQALIRDVPGTVLGGRLRRARLRMGLSIRDLAKMANVNKNSVVRMEGGGAPHVTTLLKVCVALGIHVASLAKPSGSENEVVVIHRASDDRWYDLTDFGAGPLGGLDRPLSSQERAAMVKKGTKTPLLILTSRLESGRLLPTVIELYQASEPRSHVGEEFVYVLEGTATVTVGQNSFDLGCGESATFWSAEEHVYAPASEAPLPVRVLSVRIDDRAS; from the coding sequence GGACCTGCAAGCATGGCTGAAGCACGAGGCGGAGACGCAGGCATTGATCCGCGACGTCCCCGGCACGGTGCTCGGTGGGCGGCTGAGGCGAGCCCGCCTGAGGATGGGTTTGTCGATTCGCGACTTGGCCAAGATGGCCAATGTCAACAAGAATTCGGTCGTGAGAATGGAGGGAGGCGGCGCCCCCCACGTCACCACGCTCCTTAAGGTCTGCGTCGCGCTCGGTATCCACGTAGCCAGCCTTGCCAAGCCGAGCGGGTCCGAAAACGAAGTCGTCGTTATCCACCGCGCTTCCGACGACCGCTGGTACGACCTCACCGATTTCGGAGCCGGCCCACTCGGCGGCTTGGACCGGCCGCTTAGTTCCCAGGAGAGGGCGGCCATGGTGAAAAAGGGGACGAAGACGCCGCTCCTGATTCTCACGAGCCGTCTAGAGTCCGGACGCCTGCTGCCGACCGTCATCGAACTGTATCAAGCGAGCGAACCTCGCAGCCACGTGGGCGAGGAGTTCGTGTACGTTCTCGAGGGGACGGCGACGGTCACCGTGGGACAAAACTCGTTCGACCTCGGCTGCGGCGAGTCCGCCACTTTCTGGAGCGCCGAGGAGCACGTCTACGCCCCGGCGTCCGAAGCCCCGCTACCGGTCCGCGTCCTCTCGGTTAGAATCGACGACCGCGCGTCTTAG